The genomic window gcattttgtaccattcaaagaacGGTAGTTTTACTTTTAGCTAgtatacagttaatattgatgagaattttAATATGATATTGGATTCATAGTCCCTTTTTTAAATGCTATCAAAGAGACGGATTCCtctgacatttggtttgtaatgTGGCATTGTACAGatacaaaacatgtaaaaaaaccaaaatcaatgtccggatttttcattttaaaatataaattaattttaatatgcacttcttgatttttgcttttggatttttaaatgtatattaaattttagagtccctctttcaaatgtTATATAGTTATGTGTAATCTATGTATTTCATCGCTATATGAATTTGCTGATacttggtcaaaatttacattaaaatgatcagaaaaaaactattattgtcaaaatttcagttttttgtgtcatgttatttattaatctaaaagTATTTTAGGCGACGAAGAAACCACACCATTTTTATACGGGCGGATGAAAGTTCAAGTAGGGTCGGGTGGTTTGTTTTGTGtgcttttttttttgaggggggaggctaaaattaccctaaaatatcatcaaaatctgAAGccacatcccccacttttttcaaaactggaaacctctggctacatattaaatgtttatgtaccaaaaattgctgattaattcgtttttagcaaaaatatcgtcaaatttgaatttcgttctggtataccagacccgataccagaacgaaattacaacactgatcttatggagcattgtaatgcatcatgcatatctcgcaaacgcaaaatcggaatcaactgacattttgggaataagcttttacgtggatatccactgaaaatgtcataaaaagaggatgctagaatcacgaaatcctcctttaagcaaaataaatgttttaaaacaattatcaaaaacacAAATTCAGGTCACGAGCTGTCACTTTTGGGCCCGTATAGAAGGTTTTTTTCGTAGCCtttaatactattattattatttttatttttttgtaacaaTATAAAACctaactaaataacaaaaactgatgctaaacttaaaatttgtatccatcattgaaaaccAATCAACTCCGGAAATCAAgcctgttattaaaaccccaagccacgatAGGTAGATTTgaattaagaaagttctctcagctatcctaaaatattctaaaagcgCACCAGTAAATTTTAAACAGATGATAGGAAACATAAACAGGGCTACTGCAGGAGGCaaggtttatgaccaagaaatacaatattgattttccctttgtgtgtgtgtgccatgtaccatgaacaattacgtaatattattgacttttgttgaacttgttaAATGTAGGCCCTAAAAGGTCAGTGAACCCCAATAGGTCTTGCAACTCATCACTCCTACCAGAGATCTTCTCTGAGAGAGCAATTTTGGACTAAAATTTAGCttatttggtatcaaaaaatGTTCCAAGTTTTTATTAGCCTATAAAAATTGAGCCAATATTCTCTGCTCATAACAAgtgaacttgttttcatttacaaaaagggGGGAGGCATTTCAGACTTTGCTCAAAATTGGGAATATTGGCTCAATTTTTATAGGCTAATAAGAACTTAGAACattttttgataccaaataaGCTAAATTTTAGTCCAAAATTGCTTAACAGaaattcatatattttggtgGCTGTTtcgttaatttgttttatttttgggtCACTTTATAGACGATCGGATACACATTCATACGCAAACTGAAATCAGGACTGTTTTTAACAGTTTTTCAGCTATGCCCTATTGGAATTACAGGTTCCTCCCCCATTTATAAtgctttcaatgttttttttggtCATCTTAAACACAATTCCTCTATGGCTAAttggaatttcaattttttttttgcattttgcaacaCTTTTATAAGTTTTTGGTAGAAATccggaattccagatttttttgctCCTCACTCCTGGATTTCCAGAAATGTTTGGGGGTGGCTAATGGAAATCCAGTTTTTTTTCCGATCAAAATCTTATTCCTCAACCCCCTTGAACACAATATTGTTaactggatttccagacttttttgctccTAACTGCtggaattccagaattttttttgggatggctaatggaaatccagtttttttttgatcaaaatcTTTTTCCTCAACCACCTTGAACACACTTGCTatctggatttccagactttttttgcTCTTAGTGTGAggatttccagatttttagaGCATCAAGTTTCCATATCCTCTATGGGGGGTGTGCAtactttatctggaatagcccaatcaacaagacagacttagcaggcctacaaagtgaaaaacaatcaatcacgattcactgcactcagcgaatcaatcaaataaaactaaaaagaaaggagcaagaaagaataaagaaatagtgaaaagagaaagagagagaaagaaaatgaatgaaaaagaaagaaagaaagaaagaaatgaaagaaaaagaaatgataaaagaaagggagaaagaaaagaggaaagaaaggaagtaaaaatgagaaaagagaaaaaagaaagaaaattcagccacacggagactcgaacccacaaaaatagttcatattagattcccagtccaacgctctatccactcggccaccagatcaacttacacaaattgactgttctcaaagcggatcatataactataattggatgcaattacatatgattacaatcgcgtccgcattatggctcttagaataaacacgcatgtcggcgctgaaattttgaacgaactgatggaggaaaacctcgtttttgcaaaactagcttcaatttggagtgaaaatcaaatggaatagcaattggcagaatgttgagaaataatgtaggtattcagatgtctaaattaacgtctcgtaatcaagatatcgataatttcacaaaccagctttttctcaagcaaattctccaaaattttcccccaaaacgggcttttaaaatttaatcggtactgtatttggttcttccccatggcaacattatttctttgatcgatttgtaatacaatacgaaaaagaagaaaacaatcgctcggtgtggatttatacggagcgcacatttgaaaaaacctcatggaacgtgtttttgatcttgtgaacatggtgggtaaaatgctttaaacgaaggattttaaaatttattctaataatttgtatataacacacacaaaaaatgttaagctacatccaatgcaccaacatttcactcgctgcgatatttgattactgagaaaactctgttttagagaacaactttatacgtcttttatacgttttttatacgtctctttgtgtaaccttaaaccaagataacactcattgaaacagctcaactgattaaatcggatcttctctggctgtgcacatgtgactgttttcatgtgcgatatcgcaataaagtttgcgtattacagcttcagttgggtaaccgattataaaggaaacgaaaggaaacaatggtatgtgtacttttgttcacgaaatgagacaaagacctgctttttgttaaccagcattcttcaaaatgagcaacataatgattgttgacttaacacgatttggaaataattttttcatatttttggtgttatctgtcgtttacatatccttcctaaaacacaaaagtgcgaccctctccaaacatctaaattagctaaaaatttaggacatgttacaaaactttattttctagaacctatttagaataatttaaatgtagcttttaccggtttttgtggcatccttcagaagtgagcggtccgataccaatattttcggtcaaatctccattcaattaacacggggagttggctagctatgccttgccctcactcatattttacaaaagtgcgaccatttctgaacatctaacctagctgtaattttaggtcatgttagagaaatatatttgctagaagttttggagaataaataaaatattggctggttatttttcacacagtgatgttaactaggcaagtgtccattctcccaacatacatcatttgtacaggtcacgcgtcaatggtgagagcactgtgtattgtgtataggaaaacggacagtaactgcagtatgaactagCAGACGACGGGCCAATCTCAGTGCACGTGCGCCCCCATTCAATGTTTTGATCTTGAAGTCGTCCAAGCGTGAGGCCTGCTTTCGGTCAAAGGTTGAAACCAACATGGCTAACGTTCTGGCTGTAACGGTTTTTGTTTTACTCTTAGTTTTTCAACTTCTTACTTACACGCCTATCGTTGAATCGGTTGAATCTGCAGATCAAACTAGCGATGGCGCAAATGAGGAGTTACCTCAACTTGGGAAATCGCCTAGCAAAATTCTTATACCAATGTTTACGTGGCCCGGAGGGAGCCATGATCAACAGTTAGCAACCATAGGATCAGGGGTGGCTGATAAAGGTCATGTTTTGCATTTACTTGCGAATACTTTGCCCCGAGATGATAAATTGATTGCTAGTTTCAAAGCATCGGATGTTATTTATTATAAATCGCCATTTACAGCAGAAGATGTTCTCAAAGAAGAAGCCAAAATACAAGAAGCAAGCAAGTCTGGCGTCGGGCCTGGCATGATTTTGCGCTCACAGAAACTTGCCAGTGACGATTGCAGATCGTTGTTCACAGATACAGCCACTCTTGCACGCTTAAAAAATGAAGCATATGATTTGATGATAAGTGATATATTTTTCCCATGCGATGTACTTCTAGCTCACTATCTTAATATACCGTTTATCGGTGTAACAACTACACACGAATATCCTGTCTTTAGAAAGAGTCTCTACGGTTATCCAGCAGAGTTGTCCTACGTTCCCGAAAGCTTCTTTGGTGCAACTGACAAAATGACTTTTATGCAACGAGTTCAGAATGTATTTCAACATTTCCTGTTTTCTCATGTCCTACCTCCAATTCTCTTGCGAGATTTTGTTCAGATACAGAAAGACTTTGACATAAATCCCGATTCTTATTTGACATGTATGATGGGCAAAGCAGTATTGTGGTTAAGCTATTCGGACTTATCTTTAGATTATCCACATCCAAGTATGCCGAATTATGTTCCTGTCGGTGGGATGGCCTTAAGCGCAGCTAAAGCACTTGATACGGTAAGTAGCTCATTTTGACGTTCCTGGTGCTGTTTAAAGTTGGTATGATATAATTGCTCTTCCATGGCTTATTCAAGTCAAACTTGTCATTATCTGAACTAGGCTAGGCCTACAGCTATTAGGCTATGATGACACACTAGTTGATAACagtagtagatgtgggcattgataaactacctgatatcagtagtagatgtgggcatttacacactagctgatatcagcagtagatgtgaacattgataaagtacctgatatcagcattcagcagtagatgtggacattgataaactacctgatatcagcagtatatgtgagcattgatacactagctgatcagcagtagatgtgagcattgctAAACTACCGGTACCTCACGATATCAGTAGTACtagtagatgtgggcatttacacactagctgatatcagcagtagcgtgaacattgataaagtacctgatatcagcagtagatgtggacattgataaactacctgatatcagcagtagatgtaagcattgatacactagctgatatcagcagtagatgtgagcattgataaactacctgatatcagtagtagatgtgggcatttacacactagctgatatcagcagtgtagatgtgaacattgataaagtaactgatatcagcagtagatgtgagcattgataaactacttcagtagatgtgagcattgatccattacctgatatcagcagcagatgtgagcattgatacactacttgatatcagcagtagatgtgagcattgatacactatgcgatatcagcagtagatgtgaacactggcagatatcagtagtagatgtaagcattgataaACTGCTTGAAATCAGCATTAGATGTGAGCATTGGCACGCTAGTTGATATCAGCAGATGTGAGCATTGGTaaactatttgctatcagcagtagatgtgagcattgatacaaTAGCTGATATCAGTAGCAGATGTGCGCCTTGATAATCTACTTGATATTAGcaatagatgtgagcattgatacacTAGCTGATATCAGTAAAAGATGTGAGCATTatattacctgatatcagcagtagatgtgaacattgttTCACTAGCTGATATCAGTAgaagatatgagcattgataaactacccagcaaacacaaaacgttttcaacatcattcgcaaagggttataaaaggttgtcagaaaacgtttaaatgtcgggttatataaagggtatattgagagtataaaacgttttcataaccttaaaaaacattttttgataatctactgcgcagcaaataaaaatgttttacagaaaacgtttaaatgtcgggttatataaagggtataaaaacgtttaattataacattccaaaaacattcttgaaaacttgatacaaaacattctaaacagaatgttattttggggttgaaaaaatattttgcaaaaaatgtttgcccaaaatattttcaaaaacgttttaaaaacgttttcatgacctttatataacccaacatttaaatgttattaaaaggttttgaaaaaacattttaagaacatttctgtgtttgctgggttcaaatattttaccatgttatttaagtattgacacaatatttagcacaaatgtttgcaaaaataatttacaataacattttttgaaaacatttgaaaatattgttgtagtgtgtttatatagaaaacgttttaaacgttatcatgacttttatataacccgacattttaatgttattaaaacgtttttacctataccaaaagccaaaatatatcttatttaaaacgtttttgtgtttgctgggtatatacttGATATCGACAGGAGATGTGATCATTAATACactagctgatatcagcagtaaatgtgaGCATTGACAAGGTGCAAGATAAAATAAAATTCGTTTTCCGGTAATACCGCCCCGTGTCTGTAAAAAAggaccaaatatattttttatcctGTTTTGGACAAAATAAATTCAGACATGTATTCCCCAAAGAGTATTGGTTAAAAATGTATGT from Amphiura filiformis chromosome 5, Afil_fr2py, whole genome shotgun sequence includes these protein-coding regions:
- the LOC140153210 gene encoding UDP-glucuronosyltransferase 2C1-like; amino-acid sequence: MANVLAVTVFVLLLVFQLLTYTPIVESVESADQTSDGANEELPQLGKSPSKILIPMFTWPGGSHDQQLATIGSGVADKGHVLHLLANTLPRDDKLIASFKASDVIYYKSPFTAEDVLKEEAKIQEASKSGVGPGMILRSQKLASDDCRSLFTDTATLARLKNEAYDLMISDIFFPCDVLLAHYLNIPFIGVTTTHEYPVFRKSLYGYPAELSYVPESFFGATDKMTFMQRVQNVFQHFLFSHVLPPILLRDFVQIQKDFDINPDSYLTCMMGKAVLWLSYSDLSLDYPHPSMPNYVPVGGMALSAAKALDTELEEFVQGSDNHGVIVFSLGSKIDTLGDTQMTEIFAKAFSRLPQRVIWRHDGDQPTNLGNNTKIMKWISQNDLLAHSKTRLFIGHGGTNGVYEALYHEVPMILIPLIAPDQWDNAARVVSKGMGLQLDSKMITEENLFEAISEVLSNKRYQEKVSHYSAILRDLPPAKEQAIFWIEHVLKFGGEHLRAHVFELNFIQYYLIDVGLFLILLVAVFICILRYIFVLCCSICKRGLKRNDVSQRSKTD